The Acinonyx jubatus isolate Ajub_Pintada_27869175 chromosome D1, VMU_Ajub_asm_v1.0, whole genome shotgun sequence genome includes a window with the following:
- the TPBGL gene encoding trophoblast glycoprotein-like has translation MAPHSGQPEQRGPLLPGLLLVAAALSRPAAPCPFQCYCFGGPKLLLRCASGAELRQPPRDVPPDARNLTIVGANLTVLRAAAFAGGDADGEEEEAAAGSVRLPLLSALRLTHNNIEVVEDGAFDGLPSLTALDLSNNPLRALGGGAFRGLPALRSLQLNHALARGGPTLLAALDTALAPLDELRLVGLAGNALSRLPPAALSRPRLEQLDARLNALTGLGPDELRALERDGGLPAPRLLLADNPLSCGCAARPLLAWLRNSTERVPDARRLRCAAPRALQDRPFLDLDEARLRCADGDAYGRGEEVELAGPELEASYVFFGLVLALIGLIFLMVLYLNRRGIQRWMRNLREACRDQMEGYHYRYEQDADPRRAPAPAVPAGSRATSPGSGL, from the coding sequence ATGGCCCCGCACTCGGGACAGCCGGAGCAAAGGGGGCCGCTCCTGCCGGGGCTGCTGCTGGTGGCGGCGGCGCTGAGCCGGCCCGCCGCGCCCTGTCCCTTCCAGTGCTACTGCTTCGGCGGCCCCAAGCTGCTGTTGCGCTGCGCGTCGGGCGCCGAGCTCCGGCAGCCCCCGCGGGACGTGCCGCCCGACGCGCGCAACCTCACCATCGTGGGCGCCAACCTGACCGTGCTTCGCGCGGCCGCCTTCGCCGGCGGGGACGCtgacggggaggaggaggaggcggcagcGGGCAGCGTGCGCCTGCCGCTCCTCAGCGCGCTGCGCCTCACGCACAACAACATCGAGGTGGTGGAGGACGGCGCCTTCGACGGGCTGCCCAGCCTGACGGCGCTCGACCTGAGCAACAACCCCCTGCGCGCGCTGGGCGGCGGCGCCTTCCGCGGACTGCCCGCGCTGCGTTCCCTGCAGCTCAACCACGCGCTGGCGCGGGGCGGCCCCACGCTGCTGGCCGCGCTGGACACCGCGCTCGCCCCGCTGGACGAGCTGCGCCTGGTGGGCCTGGCGGGCAACGCGCTGAGCCGCCTGCCGCCCGCAGCTCTGAGCCGGCCGCGCCTGGAGCAGCTGGACGCGCGCCTCAACGCGTTGACCGGCCTGGGCCCCGACGAGCTGCGCGCGCTCGAGCGCGATGGCGGCCTCCCCGCGCCGCGCCTGCTGCTCGCCGACAACCCACTGAGCTGCGGCTGTGCCGCGCGCCCCCTGCTGGCCTGGCTGCGCAACTCCACTGAGCGCGTACCCGACGCGCGGCGCCTGCGCTGCGCCGCCCCGCGGGCGCTGCAGGACCGGCCTTTCCTGGACCTGGACGAGGCTCGGCTGCGCTGTGCCGACGGCGATGCATACGGTCGCGGGGAAGAAGTGGAACTCGCCGGCCCGGAGCTGGAAGCCTCCTACGTCTTCTTCGGGCTGGTGCTGGCGCTCATCGGCCTCATCTTCCTCATGGTGCTCTACTTAAACCGCCGCGGCATCCAGCGCTGGATGCGCAACTTGCGCGAGGCCTGCCGGGACCAGATGGAGGGCTACCACTACCGCTATGAGCAGGACGCCGACCCTCGCCGCGCGCCCGCTCCGGCTGTCCCCGCAGGCTCCCGTGCCACTTCCCCGGGCTCGGGCCTCTGA